The genomic segment TATGGACCTAAActtttggaagtctataaaagctgttcggcatttcttattttggctaatttaaacaattataaacaacataaaaaaagaaaaaaattgatgtTCTGATAGTGATTCCTATGTACAAAGAaccacttcctgccctccatctgaatttcaatgacgtcatgtgaaaacaacctatatcTTGGATGCACTCAACTGCCGTTTGGTGTATGGTTTAATTCAAACATAACTGCCAACATGTTTTGTAGCATGGCAGCATTGTGAACAAAGTATCTCTTCAGTGCAAGAATGTAAATTGTAGATGGTTTGAAGATTATAAAATCGATATAATTTGATTAGATATACAACATGTTGTCAATGTAAAGAATCCTTCATCTATGGTAATATGAATACATCTCTGTGACTTTGAGTACTTGTTTGTTTACTTTGTCCAATATAAAGGAAAACGCAGCATACATTTGCTTTCTCGGCTAATGTATATTCTTCTCGTGATGCTAAACCTAAATAACCATTCAGCGCTAGTACAATAGAGTACAGGTTAAAAGCAACAAAGCAATGTCAGACGAACAAAAGAACTTCTTGATATTCATGGCAAACATTTATCTTGTCTGTCTCTCCTTTCTAGAGGGACAAACGTGACAGAGAGCACATGCTACCTGTCACAGCATACGGTGAACTCCCTGAGCGTGGCCTGAGAGCCGTGCCACGTCTCACAGTCCCAGCACATCAGGCACAGGAGATGTGAAGGTGACAGTGGGCTTGACACACCATGTACAGCTGCTAGGGGCAAATCACTACACTGCCAAGATCCTTCTTCTTCCAGCCTCCTGCCAGAGCTCTCTGACCTGTTCTTCAAACACCAAAGCTAAGTTTACATTCACCATTTGAAAGCAGTGTTTTTGTTTCCAAAGACTCTCTATACTGtaaattagttgactttacttaagaaaggagtaaacctgttgatttaaaaatattaagtagaTTAACAATGTGCATAGTTCAAGTTcaagttctatttatttatatagcatgttTCCAACTGCCACAGggctgcacaaagtgctttacagagagaaaataaacacatgatatgaggataaaacagtaaaaaaaaaaaaaaaaaagctataagCACATACATGCATAATTGTAAAAAAGTATATAACATTACCTGAACAGTTCCAAGATACAACAGTTCACTCCCTTTTTAATCACGGTCAATTATTTCTACAGTGCATTCAGAAAAGTATATACAGCAGTGCTTTTATGGATGTTTGTCCCACTTTAATACTTCCGATCATCCAAAAAATCATATTAGTCAAAgctaacacaagtaaacacatcatgcagtcttaaattaagttttattattattattattatagtgaaaaaataatacaaaactgcATAGCATAGTGGGAATATatgtaattgtttattaaaattatttgttcaAATGAACTAAAACTTATTGgttatattcactgaaaaaaagaaTAACATATTGATTGTCAAAAGGgcctgtactcatttatgctgagcaccaTCTACAAATAAAAACTTACTTTAGAAAGTAACGCATTACaacattgagttactccccaaagaATTAACTAGTTGTGTTACAAAGTTACTTTTTAtgaaaagtaatgcgttacatttCTTTTGAGTtaattttgagttacttttttataCCTGCCTGAGGCTTAAATAGAGGATGTCTGCATTTAACACTCATATAaactacaccttcatttacctttaaaaacaaatgattataattaaattaattatttatttaaaaattattaaaatatcaaattaataattaataatacgaTTAGAATAATGTCactttctgagaacttcctgatgcTGTATTCACTCTCAGAAacaaaggtacatgagctgtcactgtggtggtactttttcaaaaggtacaaatttgtatctaaaaggtccatattagtacctcaagggtacatattggtacatTGGTACATATTggtaaaatttgtaggtactaatatataattttgaggcactaatatggacccttcaagtacaaatgtgtacgttttgaaaaggtaccaccccagtgacagctctcgtacctttatttttgagtgtgTAGGATTAATGAAAGTTGAAAGCAATGCGTTTTCtacttttgttatttttgtcTTACTACTTCAGCAAAAACACTGTCCATTAAGATGATCCCCTTCTCTTCCAtgcattcaaaataatgagaatacttccatcACAGAAATATAAGCCTCTGCCATCTTGGTTTTTGTCTGTTCTTGCGGGAAGCTCATTTTCTCATTGCGCATGATTCAACGCGATTACATTAATTTTTATTCAGCATactatttttaaaagtatattaatTAGTCTAAAAAGTAACCCAAGCTACATTGTTAAAAAAGTAACTTAATTATTACtacttaatttttaaagaaatgcattttttaatttactcgttacttaaaaaagtattattattattattatatacagtaactcacgttacttgtaatgcgttacagCAACACTGATTATGTTGCTGTGGTTTCAGATTACACTAAGGGCAgagatcattcattttaaaatagtttattataaGAGTAAtctggtgacgcagtggcacattaggtagtgctgtcgcctcacagcaaaaaggtcgctggttcaagccttggctgggtcagttggcatttctgtgtggagtttgcatgttctcaccgtgttcgcataggtttcctgcgggtgctccagttttccccacagtccaaagatatgcggtacaggtgaaataggtaagctaaattgtccttagtgtatgattTGTGAGGTTTATGCAGGTATAAGCTATTTTGAAATTAAGACGTACTAATTATCTGaaataatttgcataaaaatgcttTCGATCGATGTATAGTTTGTAAGTATAGGACAATATTTTGCCAAAATAGAACTATTTGAAGCCtttcaaaaaaatctaaacattaaaaaaaatctcctaAACAGTTGTTCACATTCCACAGTCCAAAAGATTATAGCAGTGCATAGTACTAATCAAAATTTTAACACTTATACAGAAGGGGATTTCCAAAATGTCTTTAAGGGCACCTACTTtgccccttttttatgatttaatattaatatatggttcttctgagtgtgccagtttaggttcagttcaaaacacaattcagatgttttattataatgtgtttaaaagtgttattttggtTATGTGTACACAGCTTGcagttttaggggcgtgttgcttcacatgaaaattagtttcgacttcccgcccaacgtaataatggggcggagccaagagctcccctgctctttgtttggcaacagacaggcagacagacagaagcaacatgagtgagaggaccagcattcagccgcaCACGTACGACTTgaacacagaccaagcagaaactacaaaatcatttgtgtctttgcgtagttttacagccaactgtgggCTAGtgtaaagttccgagcttgtactacgagactaataaccacgcacactggattaactttgactgaggcaccagaTTCGCTGCTCTGAGCCACTACATGGCACACCAGACTTGCACATTCGGATGTTATccaaaatgaaactattcagatgtcgctctgtggcgcggcagaaacatgaagtgccTTGAATCGTGGCTGGGTGACACAGAGAGCCGCCGACTTGAAGTGCCGTTGTGTGTaacctgatagaaacctatgtttagaatactaaaatgcatggtgctgcgtgCAGCATCGCGCCATgcagagcggcgcttctggtgtgcgacctgcaggcaagttcgttattttatttccaacgGAGAGACACGCACGTGAGGCAACGcgctcgcactttccagctgcacccagttaagatcacagggagctttgGTGAATAAGAgaaatgcaaatggctgaagtttaaggtagacacaatgaaaagtacacatgtttgcaaacctacctaaagttacaaacattaATTCCGATTAGAGTGATCATGttgtgaatgttgatcttgtgttgagcccaatgagccttacgtctaaaaatagagcaagggtgttcctttagtgacatcgctttgactcacatgctgaaaatggtggacatgaaacaacaaactgaggatggtgatgcgtgcctgtcaatcaatattggtgggcgggaaGACCGCACTCCTTTATCAAGTTGCGGTCGCTTTGAAAactgtctatacactatactttcacacatgtctgtccaaacagctagaaaagtagatttttcaacaAATGGGCCCTTTAATGTAATATGAGCTTAAGGATTTTGGGCgtacaaaaaaatacatgttcAATGCTCCATGCTAATGGAATGATCTTCTCGTTCCCAGTCGCTCTGCGGATTCACTGGTATCATTCAAGAGGACAACTAAAAACCCATCCGAGAACACCTGAACCATGGTCAATGAAGCCAAAACTGCCTGTAGAAgcactttctctctctttctttctttaaaaaaataaacaaataattcttTATAACTCTACTTTGTTTAACTACAACCTCTTGTGTGCATTGCCTCtacttgttgaatcactgaataccTTCTCGATTGTAaattgctttggacaaaagtgtctgttGGATGACTGTACatataattttgacccatataATATATTGGTGGCTATTGTCAAAGATAAATTctactgtaacataaaaaagtagTGGTCCGGAGTCACATTTTAAATGTACCTAAAGTGCACAGAAGGCCAACATGTAGAGAGAAAAAAACTGTACACAAATTCCGTCCAGCATCCTTTAGATAGTGAGAGGAGGCTTGAACCACAGTGAAGCAATTATAATTCAACAGGGAATGAAACACGAAAGCACCGCTGTTGCTTTCGAGCTCTGTGTAACTGGTACCAGGTGTGGACATGCTGAGCAATTCTTTCAAACATGGGCCTGGGCTCCGTTTAGCTCTTTGAGTCAGCAGGGTTGTGGCCTCCCCTGGCTCAGAAATATGACCATAGCAGCCTTTTGTAATCATTTAGTCATGAGGTAGTGTCAGTCAAACAGAATCACCTCCGCAAGCCAAGACGCTTTTCATGTAGAAACCAAACTACAGTGTTTGAAGAGCTTGGACTCTCATCAGAGCTGAAATTTCAAAGCTCAAACACACATCTGTTGGTGGAAAGGGGATCTAATAAAGCAGCTTGCTGTAACACGATCAGATTATGCCTTCTGCAAATGTATTTATCCCTACTGATCGTGGTGTGAATGCATATTTGGGTCAATGGCGTCaggcttgtttgtttatttttgagtacACGTCTACAGTTGAGTCAGAAGCGATTCATGCATGGGATAAAATGAATTCCATCCAAGATGAGGATTTTAGTTTTTTGATTTCATGAATACAACTTTCCTGTTAATCTTGAAATGTTGGAAAAACTTAGCAATTATAAGTTAAAAAagaagttatgtttttttttttggtattggtAATCCAAACTCAGGTTGTACAATAAACATGCTATGAAAAACGTTTGGGTGATCAATTGAATAATTGGTTGTTCATTTTGCATCTCCTAGATAAGcatctccatatatatatatatatatatatatatatatatatatatatatatatatatatatatatatatatatatatatatatatagcattgcGATATGTtagtatatcgtcactggtgggatactaagacacatatatatatatatatatatatatatatatatatatatatatatatatatatatatatatatatatatatatacacatatatatatatatatatatatatatatatatatatatatatatatatatatatatatatatatatatatacacacacacacacagacacacacacacacactcacactcacactctatcctggtttttaatgtaatgggcatCACAAATATCTTGACACCTCAACctgctgatgttgccatctactttgcagatctcttgcacgccccaatactgaatgtatCCCCAAACCATGACTATTCCTTCACCAACTATTGTGGATAACCAACTTGAGCTAAAGCACAAATATTGTAGAAAATGTCAACTCTTTCATTGGTTGTGATAATTTGATAACTGGCCACTGAATTATTCTAAATATACTGTATTGCACACACAAGACGGTAATGCACTCAAAGCAAAAGTGGAGTGGCTAATATGCTGCATGTGTGCACAAAATTCATTTAAGGcaatggtcaccaaacttgttcctggagggccggagtccagcagattttagctccaaccctaattaaacacaactgatcaagctaatcaagatcttactaggtatacctGAAACACCCAAGCAAGTGTGttgaggaagttggagctaaaccctgaagggcaccggccctccaggacagagattggtgacccctgctttaaggcaagtcatttcactcggcggccatctttgaaacacatctcggcagtatgctcgggcattctgtttgaatggggaaaacatcaaaatctccaaaactacttgccaagcttacgattacatttcatGCTACTTCTAAATGtttgtatcacacaaaatctgcagaaactcgcATCTGGTCTGAGCCCCTGCCCCAGAGTGTTGTCAATCTAAAGCAATCACTTATTGGCTTCTGTACCAGAaggtaggcatgggccggtataagattctgacggtatgagaACCTTGGATAGAAATATcacaaaaattaattatttttaaatgtctgataaaaAACTAAAGctttccctttgaacacaataaatgttattttttgacAGATTTAAGCTATTTTGGACCAGTAAACACATAAGGCCAAATCATTAAAATcattcattgacttctgctgtcttcattagtttaaaaacacagttctttacaatttaaaacagcatatttggatatatatatatatatatatatatatatatatatatatatatatatatatatatatatatatatatatatatatatatattgtagcgagccatgtaataccacgtcgccctgggcacaaatccacaccagctggatctctcatcaacctcggatcgctcacagctggacctcatcagccagggagagatataagccagccccacacagacggaagtgagcttcatttgacatgactccctgcgctaacgcttgtctctctctgtctctcccacagccgagtccagctcgtgaccgatccaacactctacttctcaccagccttcaccatctccccggagcacttgagcacgcacctttaagaagagcactcattcaccccaatatcacttgtaaataaaggcaccctccggggcattgtttgtaacattatctacggtgtttgtgttttccctctgcctcgctacaactggtggagaatgcgggcattgcagagggaaaaattcagaagaaacactcaccattaagtagaaaataaccgctgaatttttctctgtgtttgttacagacaggcatccgctctctctctctcccacgcttcctcttactcggctgtcaacaTCCCGTCGCCATGTCGGTGGAAGAGGTACTGCTCCACCTAGTGGAGATCTCCAGGAAACAGAATTCCATCTCTGAGCagcttacagccagacaggatcgactggaacagcagctccgccaggcggccagacaccatccgactcccgaagtgagtgcgcatcatcatctcactaaactcagcgacctggatgatattgacgCTTATTTACATACCTTTGAGGTTATTGCCGAGAGAGAAGGCTGGCTAAAAGAAAACTGGGCGAGAATGTTGGCTCCGTTTCTCACAGGAGAAGCGCAACGAGCATATTTTTCACTAGagacacctaaaaatgaagattacaaagcgttaaaaaaggaaatattagccagaatggggctatccacaatcagcgcagcccaacagttttcccagtggtcttaCGACGAGAAACAACCAGTGAGAACCcaagcagctcaactttctcgcctgggaaggctatggttattgggaggagatccctcggcggtccaggtcgctgagaaggtgatcatcgagaagatgatgcgtgcgttaccccgacgtttgcgaacactcaccagcatgcgaaatcctgagtcactggccaccctggtggaggcgatcgagctggctgaagctcacatcgcccgagataatggggagagagcggctctgccaccccggagggtaagtgcaccttggcgaccggtggagggcacagcgcgaccaggcggcagaccagcggtccccagcccgatggacgagccgatgcccaccgagccgacgacgcactcgaccccggcctggacagcagggtgcgcggttcaccgcaatatccctcccgaagctcccacccataaagtccagctagagggaaaaacacaaacggcCACCTTAGACACAGGAAGCGCCATCACTCTGGTTCACCCGAAAACTTTAAAATACCATCATGAAAGCAAAGGGCGAATTCCGATCACGTGTGTGCAtggtgatacccgccacgtacccgcccGAAGAGTAACCATCGCGGCGAAACCAGGTAGCTGGCGAATCGAAGTCGGGGTTGTTCCAGATCTTCCTGTGTCCCTCttactgggcagagactggccggggttcgacgaactcctaactcaccaccacgctccatcggctcgttcaaagaagaagaacaagccacgggctcatcgggaccgcaaaccagcgctgatgaccaccgagagcgacagagggggtgagtcatctaTATCTGCTAATCTATACTTTGATCTGTTTCAACAGATAACCGCAGGAGGTGACTTTGGCAGAGCACAGAGGGAAGATGAAACGCTCAAACACTGTTGGCCACAAGTACGGATCATCGACGGAAATGAGcgacttcccagccctcaccccctcccacatttcattgtggaaaatggtctgctgtactgtgtcgcagagaggcggggggaaaagaagacactactggtcgttccgaggaccaagagggagacggtcttagaactggcacatacccacccgatggcgggacatctgggagcggccaacacggtgaaaaggatccgcgaccgtttccattggccggggctagacggggaagtaaagaggtattgccaggcatgtgacatctgccagagaacgtctccccaacgaccaccccccagccctctaataccgctacccatcatcgatgtgcccttcacccgaattggtatggacttggtagggcctttgccgaagtcggcccggggacatgagcacatccttgttatcctcgattatgccaccagataccctgaagcgattcccctgaggaaagccacgtcatcggccatcgcgaaggagctgtttctgctatgcagtcgagtgggaatcccaacggagatactgaccgaccagggcacccccttcatgtcccggttgatggcagacctctgtcacCTACTCAAGGTAAAACAGCTAAAAACCTCTGTATATCATCCACAGACGGACGGCCTTGTCGAGCGCTTTAACAAGactctgaagcagatgctccgacgggtggtggcagaggacgggcgcgactgggacctcatgatcccgtacgtgttattcggtatcagggaagtcccccaggcctccacaggatttacccccttcgaactgctgtttggccgccaaccccgaggcctattggatgtggctcgtcaagcctgggaacaggaaccagccccccagcggtcggtgattgaacacgtacgggacatgagagaacgcatcgacaaaatcatgcccatcgtcaaacaacacctgaccgaagcccagcgcgcccagcagagattgtataaccggcccgcccaacccagagagttccacccaggggacaaggtgatgatactcatacctaccacaacgtcgaagttcctcgcatcctggaagggaccatacaccgtggtagaaagggtagggccggtaaattatcgagtccgtcagccgggacgaagacggGAAGAACAACTCTACCACATAAATCTTatgaagaagtgggttgcagctccaggtcatctcgttgccttcgctgaagaaactcttcccgttgtccacattggtgagcaactctcaccaaaccagaaggcggagctgcaagccttggttggtcagttcaaggatgtgttctcggagaaaccgggccgaacctccatcatccaacacaacattatcactcctcctggcaccatcgtccggcaaaggccttatcgagttccagaggctcgcaggctggctatcgacgaggagatccagaagatgagaaggttaggcatcatcgaaccatcccgtagcccgtggtccagcccaatagtgatggtccccaaacccgatggcaccctccgtttctgcaacgacttcaggaaactcaacgagatctccaagttcgacggataccccatgcctcgggtggacgagctgctggataggctgggtggagcccgatttatctccaccatcgacctcaccaaaggctactggcagttaccactcagtgaagacgccaaggagaaaaccgccttctccacacccggtgggcactggcaataccgggttcttcccttcgggctccacggggccccagccacattccaaagaatgatggacatcctgctgaggccccaccagccatatgcagcagcctacctggacgacctcatcgtccactcagagtcatgggaagaacacctatcccggttacggagggtgctcttagatcttcgacgggctgggctcacagctaatcccaagaaatgccacctgggtctagccgaagccagatacctcgggttccacattggacgaggtctcatacagccacagcaaaacaaggtcaaggcactacaggaaactccacaacccaccacaaagacccaggtacgtgcatttctggggttagcgggctactatagatgtttcatacctaacttctcatccatagccagccctttgacagacctgaccagaaaggggcagccggagaggataagATGGACCAAGGAAGCCGACGATGCGTTCCGAGCCCTAAAGAAGTCCCTCAcgtcctcaccggtactgcacgcacctgacttcggctgccccttcattctacagacggatgcttccgactcgggcctgggcgcggtcctctcccaggtccacggcgatgaagaacatcccataatgtacgtgagtcggaagctgacccccgcagagacccgctacgcaacggtggagaaggaggccctggcgatcaagtgggcaatcctggagctaaggtactatctccttggcaggaaattcactctggtgaccgaccacgccccgctacaatggatggcgacagcgaagaacaacaacgctcgggtcaccaggtggttcctgtcgctccaggatttcaacttcgacgtacaacatcgagccggggcctcccacggaaacgcagacggactctcacggctctggtcaggatgggcaggtctgtcgaaacattctaccccccctctcaatacactgctcttccttcgcaggacacccaggaccaggacgacgctaagggggggggaatgtagcgagccatgtaataccacgtcgccctgggcacaaatccacaccagctggatctctcatcaacctcggatcgctcacagctggacctcatcagccagggagagatataagccagccccacacagacggaagtgagcttcatttgacatgactccctgcgctaacgcttgtctctctctgtctctcccacagccgagtccagctcgtgaccgatccaacactctacttctcaccagccttcaccatctccccggagcacttgagcacgcacctttaagaagagcactcattcaccccaatatcacttgtaaataaaggcaccctccggggcattgtttgtaacattatctacggtgtttgtgttttccctctgcctcgctacaatatatatatatacttttttttccgCTGgcgatactgttgtcctaaaaaacaaaaacaaaaaagtaaattcaaAAATCGTACAAAtatcttaggaacggtatagcagaaaattctgacagttttaaaaccttgacttttccaaatcgaggtataccttgaaaacggttatcatcccatgcctactagaaggcgggctttattcgccatatagcgatcgatgattggctgtttctcaataccaagtactcaaagttcggacttgcgtccttggaagttTAGACTTggaaaaacaaactcccgaggacgcgagaacacaagtcgggtacttcttcaaatggaacagcagtgtactttataaagtCACTTACCTCACTATGGATTAAtcagtttcactgtacattaacaat from the Danio rerio strain Tuebingen ecotype United States chromosome 17, GRCz12tu, whole genome shotgun sequence genome contains:
- the LOC141378472 gene encoding uncharacterized protein, translating into MSVEEVLLHLVEISRKQNSISEQLTARQDRLEQQLRQAARHHPTPEVSAHHHLTKLSDLDDIDAYLHTFEVIAEREGWLKENWARMLAPFLTGEAQRAYFSLETPKNEDYKALKKEILARMGLSTISAAQQFSQWSYDEKQPVRTQAAQLSRLGRLWLLGGDPSAVQVAEKVIIEKMMRALPRRLRTLTSMRNPESLATLVEAIELAEAHIARDNGERAALPPRRVSAPWRPVEGTARPGGRPAVPSPMDEPMPTEPTTHSTPAWTAGCAVHRNIPPEAPTHKVQLEGKTQTATLDTGSAITLVHPKTLKYHHESKGRIPITCVHGDTRHVPARRVTIAAKPGSWRIEVGVVPDLPVSLLLGRDWPGFDELLTHHHAPSARSKKKNKPRAHRDRKPALMTTESDRGGESSISANLYFDLFQQITAGGDFGRAQREDETLKHCWPQVRIIDGNERLPSPHPLPHFIVENGLLYCVAERRGEKKTLLVVPRTKRETVLELAHTHPMAGHLGAANTVKRIRDRFHWPGLDGEVKRYCQACDICQRTSPQRPPPSPLIPLPIIDVPFTRIGMDLVGPLPKSARGHEHILVILDYATRYPEAIPLRKATSSAIAKELFLLCSRVGIPTEILTDQGTPFMSRLMADLCHLLKVKQLKTSVYHPQTDGLVERFNKTLKQMLRRVVAEDGRDWDLMIPYVLFGIREVPQASTGFTPFELLFGRQPRGLLDVARQAWEQEPAPQRSVIEHVRDMRERIDKIMPIVKQHLTEAQRAQQRLYNRPAQPREFHPGDKVMILIPTTTSKFLASWKGPYTVVERVGPVNYRVRQPGRRREEQLYHINLMKKWVAAPGHLVAFAEETLPVVHIGEQLSPNQKAELQALVGQFKDVFSEKPGRTSIIQHNIITPPGTIVRQRPYRVPEARRLAIDEEIQKMRRLGIIEPSRSPWSSPIVMVPKPDGTLRFCNDFRKLNEISKFDGYPMPRVDELLDRLGGARFISTIDLTKGYWQLPLSEDAKEKTAFSTPGGHWQYRVLPFGLHGAPATFQRMMDILLRPHQPYAAAYLDDLIVHSESWEEHLSRLRRVLLDLRRAGLTANPKKCHLGLAEARYLGFHIGRGLIQPQQNKVKALQETPQPTTKTQVRAFLGLAGYYRCFIPNFSSIASPLTDLTRKGQPERIRWTKEADDAFRALKKSLTSSPVLHAPDFGCPFILQTDASDSGLGAVLSQVHGDEEHPIMYVSRKLTPAETRYATVEKEALAIKWAILELRYYLLGRKFTLVTDHAPLQWMATAKNNNARVTRWFLSLQDFNFDVQHRAGASHGNADGLSRLWSGWAGLSKHSTPPLNTLLFLRRTPRTRTTLRGGECSEPCNTTSPWAQIHTSWISHQPRIAHSWTSSARERYKPAPHRRK